GAGCGCCCGACCGCGTCAGCGACCTGCTGATGAGTCAGATCGAACTCCCCGATCAGCCGACTGAACGCTTGCGCCTCTTCCAGCGGATTGAGGTCTTCGCGCTGGATATTCTCGATCAGAGACATTGCCGCGGCAGCCTGGTCCGGTATGAGCTTGATCAAAGCCGGGATTGTGTCCAGCCCAGCCATCTGCGCCGCGCGCCATCGACGCTCGCCAGCGATCAGCTCGTAGCCGTCGCCCACCGGTCGCACCACTACTGGTTGCACCAGGCCCTGCACGCGAATGGAGTCGGCCAGTTCCTGCAGGGCTTCGGGCTTTATGTGCGTGCGCGGCTGGTACTTGCCGCGGCGAATGTTGTCCACCGGCAAATGTCGCAACTCGCCGCTGGCCGCATCGTTGCCGGACGACGGCTTTGAGGCCGCGCTCAACAGCACATCCACGCCCAGATTGCCCAGACCGCGCCGCCTGCCGCTCATACCGCCCGCGTACGCTCGGAGTTGCCCGATGACCGCGCGGCGGCGACGCGCCGATCCCTGCGCAGCAGCTCGCCCGCCAGTGACAGATAGGCGAGCGCGCCGCGCGAAGACTTGTCGTACAGCAACACCGGCAGACCGTGACTCGGCGCCTCGGCCAGGCGGACGTTGCGCGGGATCACGGTCTCGAACACCCGCTCGCCAAAATGCGAGATGAGCTGATTCGATACATCGTTGGCCAGATTATTGCGCGGGTCGAACATGGTGCGCAGCAGTCCCGTAATTTGCAAATCGGGATTGGCCGTTTGTTTTATGCGCTCGATGGTACTGACCAGCGCCGACAGCCCCTCCAGCGCGTAGTATTCGCATTGCATTGGAATGATCACGCCGTCTGCTGCCACCAGTGCGTTGACGGTTAAAGTATTGAGCGCTGGCGGGCAATCGATGAAGACGTAATCGAACTTGTTCGTCACCGACTCCAGCGCCTGCTTCAGTCTGAACTCGCGCTCGGTGGCCGTAATGAGTTCGATCTCCGCAACGGTTTGATCGCTGTTGGTGGGCAACACCGCGTAGGCGGCGCCCTCGACCTGCACGATGGCATCAGTGATTTTGGCCTTGCGCAGCAGCACGTCACCGCTGGTAAAGTCGAGTGCATGCTTGTCCACACCGCAACCCATGGTGGCGTTGCCCTGCGGGTCCAGATCTATAATGAGCACGCGACGGTTGATCGCGCCCAACGACGCGGCGAGA
The sequence above is a segment of the Gammaproteobacteria bacterium genome. Coding sequences within it:
- a CDS encoding ParB/RepB/Spo0J family partition protein, which translates into the protein MSGRRRGLGNLGVDVLLSAASKPSSGNDAASGELRHLPVDNIRRGKYQPRTHIKPEALQELADSIRVQGLVQPVVVRPVGDGYELIAGERRWRAAQMAGLDTIPALIKLIPDQAAAAMSLIENIQREDLNPLEEAQAFSRLIGEFDLTHQQVADAVGRSRAAVSNYLRLLELSEPVRRLLDEGSLEMGHARALLSLKEDQQIQAARQIVAKSLSVRETERLVSQRARMTSTAPTRVAATSPDVQHLENDLSERLGARVRVQCNRAGKGRLVIEYNNLDELDGILAHLS
- a CDS encoding ParA family protein, whose protein sequence is MANILALANQKGGVGKTTTAVNLAASLGAINRRVLIIDLDPQGNATMGCGVDKHALDFTSGDVLLRKAKITDAIVQVEGAAYAVLPTNSDQTVAEIELITATEREFRLKQALESVTNKFDYVFIDCPPALNTLTVNALVAADGVIIPMQCEYYALEGLSALVSTIERIKQTANPDLQITGLLRTMFDPRNNLANDVSNQLISHFGERVFETVIPRNVRLAEAPSHGLPVLLYDKSSRGALAYLSLAGELLRRDRRVAAARSSGNSERTRAV